Genomic segment of Paenibacillus macerans:
CAATTTGCGGCTTTGAAGGAGGAGGGCATGAAGCGGGGATTCAGCCACGTCGAATCCGGACCGCTGGTCCGCAGCTCCTATCATGCGCATGAGCAGGTGAAATCGGCCAAGAGCCGCAAGGAAGAAGGCGTTTCAACATCATCCTAATAGCTGATTTAAGGAGGAAACACCCTTGATTCAAATCGGCGGAAGAACCTACGAACTGATTCAGAACTACAAAAACGCCTGGGACCCTGAAGCCTTCAAGCAAAGATACAGCGAGGTTTTGGACCGTTACGATTACATTATCGGGGATTGGGGGTACGAGAAGCTCCGCCTGAAAGGTTTCCTGCGGGACAATCATCCGAAAGCGAACCGGGATACCGCTTTTTCCGGGATTACGGATTATATCAACGAATATTGCAATTTTGGCTGCGCCTACTTCGTGCTCCAGAAAGTCAAGGATAATCATAATCATGCGGAAACGGGGCACGCGGGCGGCAAATAGGCGTCTGGGCTTAGCGGCTGGCTGTCAGACCATGGACAGCTGGCTTGCTGAACACAGGCTGCTAGAACGGCCGTGGGCTGCTGAACAACAGGCTGCTAGAAATGGTCTGGGCTGCTGAACACGGGCTGCTGGATGATCTAGCTGCTGAACAACAGGCTGTTAAACACGTGTACGGGGAATGAACGTTCAATACATAGCGGTAAAAAGGTGTTATCTTTTGTTCAAGATTTCGTTAAATGCGTTGGCTTTTGAATCGATACAGGTCGCCCGCCGGAAATCTAACGGTTGCAGCAGCCGCTATTTATCGAAAAAAGCCCTTTTCTAAATGCTAACGGCTGTGAGCGCCGTTATTTGCCTGCCTCCAAGCAAAAATTGCCGGTTTTCAGTGAAATAAGCTCCATGGCAACCGTTACAATTTGAAATCAACCGTATTGGAACAAATAGCGCTTGTGGCAACCGTTAGAATATTGGTTTGCCCAGGAAATGTATCTAGACGCCTTATCTCCTAGTTTGTTTGCTTCTTCAGCTTCGCCACCTGTACTTGGGACAGCCCCGTAACTTTAGCAATCAACGATATCTCCATTCCCTCACGCAGCATATTAAGCGCGGCCTTTTCCTTCCCTTCCTCTCTACCTTCCTTCAAACGTTCCTCGTACCCCCTACGACTCCACGCAGGCATCAGTTTGGACCCACCTTCATGATTCAAACCGCAAAATCGGTTGTAGCGGCGTGCTCATCTCCAGCGATCAGCATGTGAAAGCAATGCCTTCGATTGATAAGGCTATTTGCTATGTACTTTTTGATAAGATAAGGTAAAATCTAGCGGTGGTGTCATCTTATGCAACGGGAGAACAGAGAATCGGCCCACAAGACAACCCAAGCTGCTAAAGTCTGAATGAAATTGAATGTTTGTGATATATTTTGATTGATTTTTGCTGATTTTATGATACTATAAGAAACGGATAGGTGATGAAAATGCTTACAGAAGAAAGATACGATTTGATTATGAAGCGCTTACAGGAACAGGGCGTCGTTAAGCTTCAAGAGTTGGTCGAGCTGCTGGATGCTTCGGAATCTACGGTTCGCCGCGATCTTGTCGATCTTGAAAACCGGAATCTGCTCAAGCGCATTCACGGGGGTGCCACACTGGCCAATCAGAAAAGCTGGGAGCCGGGCATTGAAGAAAAAACGTTCAAAAACATTCAACAAAAGAACGTTATTGCCCGTTTGGCCGCCGAACAGCTTGTGGACGGGGAATGCATCTATCTGGACGCCGGAACGACGACGCTGGCGATGATCCCTTTTATTGAAGCCAAAGATGTCACGGTTGTTACGAACGGTTTGTCACATGTCGAAGCGCTCGTCAGCAAAAACATCAGAAGCTATCTATTGGGCGGGATGATGAAGGTGCATACTAAAGCCGTGATCGGCAGCATGGCGCTGCAAAACCTGGACAATTTCCGGTTTGACAAGTGCTTTCTGGGGACGAACGGAGTTGACGCGGGGATGGGTTATACAACGCCCGATCCGGAAGAGGCCATTATAAAAAGACGGGCTCATCAGCTATCCGGACGTACCTACGTGCTGGCCGACTCCAGCAAAATCGGAGACATCGCTTTTGCCAAATTATTCGATTTGGAGGAAGCGATTCTAATCACCGAGTCGCTGCCCGACGCTTGGCGCGGACCCATCACCGAGAAAACTAAAGTAATCGAGGGATAACCATGATCTATACTGTAACGCTTAACCCTTCCATCGAT
This window contains:
- a CDS encoding DeoR/GlpR family DNA-binding transcription regulator → MLTEERYDLIMKRLQEQGVVKLQELVELLDASESTVRRDLVDLENRNLLKRIHGGATLANQKSWEPGIEEKTFKNIQQKNVIARLAAEQLVDGECIYLDAGTTTLAMIPFIEAKDVTVVTNGLSHVEALVSKNIRSYLLGGMMKVHTKAVIGSMALQNLDNFRFDKCFLGTNGVDAGMGYTTPDPEEAIIKRRAHQLSGRTYVLADSSKIGDIAFAKLFDLEEAILITESLPDAWRGPITEKTKVIEG
- a CDS encoding YutD family protein, with the protein product MIQIGGRTYELIQNYKNAWDPEAFKQRYSEVLDRYDYIIGDWGYEKLRLKGFLRDNHPKANRDTAFSGITDYINEYCNFGCAYFVLQKVKDNHNHAETGHAGGK